One window of bacterium (Candidatus Blackallbacteria) CG13_big_fil_rev_8_21_14_2_50_49_14 genomic DNA carries:
- a CDS encoding ADP-ribose pyrophosphatase, translating into MAASLYPEVTVGALILNPQGEIFFFKTHKWKDHYAIPGGHIELGEDAESAIRREVFEETHLPVTETLFLCYQEALFDPAFWESKHFVFLDFICHTPGGEVILNDEAESWLWAKPEEALQLDLEPYTRKTLLVYLEKTAYQAL; encoded by the coding sequence ATGGCAGCCTCTCTCTATCCAGAAGTCACAGTAGGCGCCCTTATTCTCAATCCTCAGGGAGAAATCTTTTTTTTCAAAACCCATAAATGGAAAGATCACTATGCCATTCCAGGGGGCCATATCGAATTGGGTGAAGACGCAGAATCAGCAATACGTCGCGAGGTTTTCGAAGAAACCCATCTCCCAGTCACAGAAACCCTTTTTCTCTGTTATCAGGAAGCCCTTTTTGATCCCGCCTTTTGGGAAAGCAAGCACTTTGTATTCCTAGATTTCATCTGCCATACTCCGGGGGGAGAAGTGATTCTCAACGATGAAGCCGAATCCTGGCTCTGGGCAAAACCCGAAGAGGCTTTGCAATTAGATCTGGAACCCTATACCCGGAAAACCCTGCTGGTTTACCTTGAAAAAACAGCTTACCAGGCTCTTTAA
- a CDS encoding isochorismatase codes for MPQALLMTQCLQNDFVKPLNPFDPLPNLLHIGYEEARRLMGDKPETGPVSRVIDWAYAQSDEKLKVMHIRDWHDPLDFRQFNHLIQFGHHCEQESEGAAFAFAEPSTDKKIEIIDTLTLNDFLDTTLEACLAPYQGQKMRVGLMGVWTEAKITFLSYELSTRYPEFELGVCSALTASSSRAQHFIALEQLEKLLGVKVFASVAEFIRFLGGDTTSMPLTGWQDARHPVIVLDSLPGLEETDSKLLRYLFRDSRVAKLHRLDGGFSGNEVLGTSSTDLHGHKQVPHVVKIGWNHMIGRERMAFEQIESVLGNNAPRLVDFVELGDRGAIKYRYASMGGGFSTTFQRCYQKGLEPEKLKRILDTVFIEQLGRLYTAAVYEKCDLLEYYQFSAQWAPNIRNRVENLLGISSQGEELEILPGLTTPNLVHFYEHELEKLKPYHQGDSSYLSFVHGDLNGANIIIDAQENVWLIDFFHTHRGHILRDLLKLENDLLYIFTAIENEEALQEACKISDLLCRIQDLRAPLPALEETGLTDPGLQNAWKMIQILRSYYPELIHADRDPLQAFIGQLRYAVHTLSFKESSPLQKKWALYTAGLCCDRIRTHLGRGRNLWVDWLPAEYTDKGKLGLTLLPGRRDLHRSLERDLSSLKNQEKATHMVCLSTSDELQSYGVPSLLENYRAQGIEVYHLPILDQKVSNQSEMKELLAWIETALANKGHVVLHCVGGLGRSGLAAACFLKQKGLSSEAALHQVRLTRSPRAIETLEQENFLREF; via the coding sequence ATGCCCCAAGCCCTGCTGATGACACAATGTCTCCAGAACGATTTTGTCAAACCCCTGAATCCCTTTGACCCTCTCCCCAATTTATTGCATATTGGCTATGAAGAAGCCCGCCGTTTGATGGGAGACAAGCCCGAAACAGGCCCCGTATCACGGGTTATTGATTGGGCTTACGCGCAAAGCGATGAAAAATTAAAAGTCATGCATATTCGCGACTGGCACGATCCGCTGGATTTTCGTCAGTTTAACCACCTGATTCAATTTGGACATCACTGTGAGCAGGAGAGCGAAGGAGCAGCCTTCGCCTTTGCTGAACCCAGCACAGATAAAAAAATTGAAATTATTGATACCCTGACCCTGAATGATTTTCTGGACACCACCCTGGAAGCCTGCTTAGCGCCCTATCAAGGCCAAAAAATGCGGGTGGGACTGATGGGGGTCTGGACAGAGGCCAAAATCACCTTTCTCAGCTATGAACTCAGCACACGGTACCCAGAATTTGAACTTGGGGTCTGTTCTGCCCTCACCGCCAGTTCCTCACGCGCTCAACACTTTATCGCCCTTGAACAACTTGAGAAATTACTGGGGGTCAAGGTCTTCGCCTCCGTTGCAGAATTTATTCGCTTTTTAGGCGGTGATACCACCTCTATGCCACTGACTGGCTGGCAGGATGCACGTCATCCCGTGATCGTGCTCGACAGTTTGCCTGGCCTGGAAGAAACAGATAGCAAACTTTTGCGTTATCTCTTCAGAGATTCAAGGGTTGCCAAACTGCACCGCCTGGATGGCGGCTTCTCTGGCAATGAAGTGCTGGGTACCAGCAGCACCGATCTTCACGGCCACAAACAGGTACCCCATGTTGTGAAAATTGGCTGGAACCATATGATCGGCCGCGAACGAATGGCCTTTGAACAAATTGAATCCGTTTTGGGCAATAATGCGCCACGCTTGGTAGACTTTGTTGAATTGGGCGACCGAGGCGCGATTAAATATCGCTATGCCTCTATGGGGGGCGGGTTTTCAACCACCTTTCAAAGGTGCTATCAAAAAGGGCTCGAACCCGAAAAACTCAAACGCATTCTGGATACCGTTTTCATTGAACAACTGGGACGACTCTATACCGCCGCTGTCTATGAAAAATGTGATTTGCTCGAATACTATCAGTTCAGTGCACAATGGGCCCCCAATATCCGCAATCGAGTAGAAAACCTCTTGGGAATCTCTTCTCAGGGCGAAGAGCTGGAAATCCTTCCTGGGCTCACAACTCCCAATCTTGTGCATTTTTACGAACATGAGCTTGAAAAACTGAAGCCCTATCACCAGGGAGACAGTTCCTACCTTTCCTTTGTGCATGGCGACCTCAATGGCGCCAATATTATCATCGACGCCCAAGAAAATGTTTGGTTGATTGACTTTTTTCATACCCACCGAGGGCATATCCTGCGCGATTTACTCAAACTTGAAAATGACCTCCTGTATATTTTCACGGCGATTGAAAATGAGGAAGCACTTCAAGAAGCCTGTAAAATCAGTGACCTGCTCTGCAGAATTCAAGACCTGCGCGCCCCCCTTCCCGCGCTCGAAGAAACGGGGCTGACAGATCCAGGTTTGCAGAATGCTTGGAAGATGATCCAAATTCTGCGCAGCTATTATCCCGAACTTATACATGCGGATCGGGATCCGCTTCAGGCCTTTATTGGCCAATTGCGTTATGCCGTGCACACCCTCAGTTTTAAAGAGAGCAGTCCCTTACAGAAAAAATGGGCCCTGTATACGGCAGGTCTGTGTTGTGACCGGATTCGCACGCATTTGGGAAGGGGCCGCAATCTCTGGGTGGATTGGCTGCCTGCAGAATATACAGACAAGGGCAAACTGGGCCTCACACTTTTGCCCGGACGACGAGATTTGCACCGCTCCCTGGAACGCGATCTTTCAAGCTTGAAAAATCAGGAAAAAGCTACGCATATGGTTTGCCTCAGTACATCCGACGAATTGCAAAGCTATGGTGTGCCCAGTCTCTTGGAGAACTATCGTGCGCAGGGGATCGAAGTTTACCACCTTCCCATTCTGGATCAAAAAGTCAGCAATCAGTCTGAAATGAAAGAACTGCTGGCCTGGATAGAAACTGCGCTTGCAAATAAAGGCCATGTGGTTTTGCATTGTGTGGGCGGCCTGGGCCGTTCAGGCTTGGCCGCAGCCTGTTTTCTGAAGCAAAAAGGGCTCAGTTCAGAGGCTGCTCTGCATCAAGTGCGTTTGACCCGTTCTCCCCGTGCAATAGAAACCCTTGAACAGGAGAATTTTTTACGCGAATTCTGA